One segment of Anatilimnocola aggregata DNA contains the following:
- a CDS encoding multidrug efflux RND transporter permease subunit — translation MSLSTPFIRRPVGTALLTIAITLAGALGYTLLPVSPLPQVDFPTIQVSANLPGASPETMASAVATPLERQFGRIAGVTEMTSASSLGSTQITMQFELDRNINAAARDVQAAINAARGQLPANLPNNPSYRKVNPADAPIMILAITSETYTKPRMYDAASTILQQKLSQVQGVGQVMVSGGSAPAVRVDINPTILNHLRLGLEDVRAALSAANANRPKGSIADSERTWSLQATDQLFTAKEYAPLIVVYRNGAPVRLQDIASVTDSVEDTRAFGMANGKPCILLIIFRQPGANIIGTVDRIREMLPQLEAQIPADMNLHVTLDRTATIRASLEEVQFTLALSVGLVILVVFLFLRDWRATLIPSVAVPVSLISTFGVMYVMDYSLDNLSLMALTIATGFVVDDAIVVIENIARHIEKGLTPMQASIKGAQEIGFTVLSISISLVAVFIPILLMGGIVGRLFREFAITLSVAIVVSLVVSLTTTPMMCAYMLKAHGEKRHGRIYALSERFFDWILSWYEFTLRIVLRCQFVTLLVTLTTIALTIYLYVIIPKGFFPQQDTGRLSGSLQPADQDTSFKSMARLLEQFAAVVSEDPAVSGVTASIGGMSGGGGSSSGRMFVSLKPLHERKLSADEVIARIRGRASKLPGATLLLQAVQDLRIGGRASSAQYQYSLRGDSLAELNEWNPKLIGAMRKIPGLVDINTDQQNRGLQSRLDIDRSMAARLGITVSTIDNTLYDAFGQRQVSTMYKEQNQYRVVMQVEEDFAQSPDALNHIYVRGQNDAQIPLKTLYRYSQRYSALSANHSGQFPSTTISFNLAPGTSLSEVVPEIENASRELGMPESIQGKFSGSAQAFQASLSNQPLLIIAALVTVYIVLGMLYESYIHPLTILSTLPSAGVGALLALMLCGTELNVMALIGILLLIGIVKKNAIMMIDFALDAERNHGKSPSEAIFEACILRFRPITMTTMAALLAGLPLAVGAGNGAELRQPLGIAIVGGLIFSQMLTLYTTPVVYLYLDRLRLWCSGKRA, via the coding sequence GTGAGCCTGTCGACTCCCTTCATTCGCCGGCCCGTGGGTACCGCGCTACTCACTATTGCCATTACGCTGGCTGGCGCGCTGGGCTACACACTGCTGCCGGTCTCACCGTTGCCACAGGTTGACTTTCCGACGATTCAAGTCAGTGCGAACCTGCCTGGTGCCAGTCCCGAGACCATGGCCTCTGCTGTGGCGACACCCCTCGAGCGGCAGTTCGGCCGGATTGCGGGCGTCACGGAGATGACTTCGGCCAGTTCACTCGGCTCCACGCAAATCACGATGCAGTTCGAACTGGATCGCAATATCAACGCCGCTGCGCGCGACGTGCAGGCAGCTATCAATGCCGCACGCGGTCAACTACCAGCCAACCTGCCAAACAACCCGTCGTATCGCAAAGTGAACCCGGCTGACGCCCCCATCATGATTCTGGCGATCACTTCCGAGACCTATACGAAGCCGCGCATGTACGACGCCGCGTCAACGATCTTGCAGCAGAAATTGTCGCAGGTACAAGGCGTTGGCCAGGTCATGGTGAGTGGCGGTTCTGCGCCTGCTGTGCGCGTCGATATCAATCCGACGATTCTCAATCACCTGCGGTTGGGGCTGGAGGATGTTCGCGCCGCGCTGAGCGCCGCCAATGCTAACCGGCCTAAGGGGAGCATTGCAGACAGCGAGCGCACCTGGTCGCTGCAAGCAACCGACCAACTCTTTACGGCGAAGGAATATGCTCCGCTGATTGTCGTCTATCGCAACGGGGCACCGGTTCGCCTGCAAGACATTGCGAGCGTAACCGACTCAGTGGAGGATACCCGCGCGTTCGGTATGGCCAACGGTAAGCCCTGTATCCTATTAATCATATTTCGACAACCAGGTGCCAACATCATCGGCACCGTCGATCGTATACGCGAGATGTTGCCACAATTGGAGGCCCAGATACCCGCCGACATGAACTTGCACGTCACCTTAGACCGTACGGCAACTATCCGTGCGTCACTGGAGGAGGTTCAGTTCACCCTTGCACTCTCGGTCGGTTTGGTAATTCTGGTCGTTTTTCTGTTTTTGCGAGATTGGCGGGCGACTTTGATTCCCAGCGTAGCCGTCCCGGTTTCGCTGATTAGCACTTTTGGCGTGATGTACGTAATGGATTACAGCCTGGACAATCTATCGCTAATGGCCCTCACCATCGCGACGGGCTTTGTGGTCGACGATGCTATCGTGGTGATCGAAAACATTGCTCGGCACATCGAAAAAGGCCTGACGCCGATGCAGGCTTCGATTAAGGGTGCACAGGAGATTGGCTTTACCGTCCTCTCGATCAGTATTTCCCTGGTCGCGGTGTTCATTCCAATTTTGCTGATGGGCGGAATCGTCGGACGACTGTTTCGCGAGTTTGCCATCACTCTTTCGGTCGCCATCGTGGTTTCGCTGGTGGTTTCACTCACCACCACCCCGATGATGTGCGCTTACATGCTGAAAGCTCACGGCGAGAAGCGTCACGGACGGATTTACGCACTAAGTGAGCGTTTTTTCGATTGGATTCTCAGTTGGTACGAATTTACGCTGCGGATTGTGCTCCGCTGTCAGTTCGTTACCCTGCTGGTGACGCTAACGACGATCGCCTTGACGATCTATCTGTACGTCATTATTCCCAAAGGCTTTTTTCCTCAACAGGACACAGGCCGGTTATCTGGCAGCTTGCAGCCTGCAGATCAGGATACTTCGTTCAAATCGATGGCGCGCCTGCTCGAGCAGTTTGCTGCCGTCGTCAGCGAAGACCCAGCTGTCTCGGGAGTGACGGCTTCGATCGGCGGCATGAGCGGGGGCGGTGGTTCGAGTTCAGGCCGCATGTTTGTTTCCTTGAAACCGCTGCACGAGCGTAAACTATCCGCCGATGAGGTGATTGCTCGCATTCGCGGCCGAGCATCGAAGCTACCTGGAGCTACCTTGTTGCTCCAAGCGGTGCAAGATTTGCGCATCGGTGGCCGCGCGAGTAGCGCGCAGTATCAATACAGCCTGCGTGGTGACAGCCTTGCCGAGTTGAACGAGTGGAACCCCAAGTTGATTGGTGCCATGCGCAAGATTCCCGGTCTGGTAGACATCAACACCGATCAACAAAACAGAGGTTTGCAGTCACGCTTGGACATCGACCGTTCGATGGCAGCCCGTTTAGGCATCACCGTGTCGACCATCGATAACACGCTGTACGATGCGTTCGGTCAGCGTCAAGTTTCCACCATGTATAAAGAGCAAAACCAATACCGCGTGGTAATGCAGGTGGAAGAGGACTTCGCGCAGAGTCCCGATGCTTTAAACCACATCTACGTTCGTGGACAGAACGATGCCCAGATTCCACTCAAAACACTCTACCGCTACTCCCAAAGGTATTCGGCCTTGTCGGCGAATCACTCCGGGCAGTTTCCCTCCACCACCATTTCGTTCAACCTGGCACCCGGTACCTCGCTCAGCGAAGTTGTTCCTGAGATTGAAAATGCGTCCCGAGAACTAGGAATGCCCGAAAGCATACAGGGCAAGTTCTCTGGCTCAGCTCAGGCCTTTCAAGCATCCCTCAGCAACCAGCCACTCCTAATCATCGCGGCACTGGTGACTGTCTACATCGTGCTGGGGATGCTCTACGAGAGCTACATTCATCCGCTTACGATTCTATCCACGCTCCCCTCTGCTGGAGTCGGTGCACTACTGGCGCTCATGTTGTGCGGGACCGAGTTAAACGTCATGGCTCTGATTGGCATCTTGCTGTTAATCGGCATCGTCAAGAAGAACGCGATCATGATGATCGACTTCGCACTTGACGCCGAACGCAATCACGGCAAGTCACCTAGTGAAGCCATTTTTGAAGCCTGCATTCTGCGATTCCGACCAATTACGATGACCACCATGGCTGCACTACTTGCCGGCTTGCCGCTGGCCGTAGGAGCTGGCAATGGTGCGGAGCTTCGTCAACCACTCGGAATTGCCATCGTCGGCGGCCTGATTTTTAGCCAGATGTTAACCCTCTACACGACTCCAGTCGTCTATCTCTATTTGGACCGCTTGCGCCTGTGGTGCAGCGGCAAGCGGGCCTAG
- a CDS encoding multidrug efflux RND transporter permease subunit, with protein sequence MNISRPFVLRPVATVLFMLAILLVGLIAYRLLPVSALPQVDYPTIQVVTFYPGAGPDVMASSVTAPLERQFGQVPGLTQMTSTSSEGCSVITLRFALELDIDVAAQQVQSSINVASTFLPRDLPNPPIYTKTNPADTPILTLAISSATLPLSKVEDLADTRLAQKISQLSGVGMVSISGGQKPAIRVQVNPTALSSLGLNLEDVRTVIAAANVNQAKGSFDGQRQAYTIGANDQLFTSEQYRKLIIAYRNGSPVHLSDVADVVDDVENLRQAAWMNDTPAVILNIQRQPGANTIEVVDRVKALLPQLKDSLPAAVSIEILTDRTLTIRASVEDVQSELLFTIALVVLVIFVFLRNVNATIIPSVAVPLSLIGTFAVMYLLDYSLNNLTLMALTISTGFVVDDAIVMIENIMRYIEEGDSPLEASLKGSAQIGFTIISLSVSLIAVLIPLLFMGDIVGRLFREFAVTLSVTILVSAVVSLTLTPMMCAKLLKHTDPTKHGRLFRFSEACFEWVIRVYGTTLQFVLRHQTATMVVSAITLVATVYLYLIVPKGFFPVQDTGVILGISEAPQSISFEAMRERQRELNRAILQDPAVLSLSSFIGIDGTNTTVNSGRIQINLKPHEERHESASDVIQRLQSRLNEVAGIRLYMQPVQDLTVETRVSRTQYQYSLEDPDSKELDEWAPKFVAKLQELPQLRDVTSDQQNSGLQLRVVIDRDIASRLGITPQMIDDALYNAYGQRQISIMFTQLNQYRLILEVQPEFRNAPRDLNEIYIRPPNGQAVPLSTFTRLEESTAPLTINHQGQFPVVTVSFNLAPHVSLGEAVDAIDKAKAELSLPPSTIGSFQGTAEAFLASIKNTPLLILAALVTVYIVLGVLYESYIHPITILSTLPSAGVGALVALLICGTELSVIGLIGIILLIGIVKKNAIMMIDFALDAQRNQNMSPAEAIFEACLLRFRPIMMTTMAALLGAVPLAIGTGTGSELRSPLGITIIGGLIFSQLLTLYTTPVIYLWFDRLGAYFGVKVQTTIVPEDDLPEHLVQHVPTGEGT encoded by the coding sequence ATGAATATTTCCCGCCCATTCGTGCTGCGGCCGGTTGCCACCGTGCTGTTCATGCTCGCCATTTTGTTGGTGGGGTTAATTGCCTATCGCCTGTTGCCGGTGTCTGCGCTTCCGCAAGTCGACTATCCGACCATACAGGTGGTGACTTTCTATCCAGGTGCCGGTCCCGACGTCATGGCGTCCTCGGTCACCGCGCCACTTGAACGGCAGTTTGGGCAAGTTCCCGGGCTGACGCAGATGACGTCGACCAGCTCGGAAGGCTGCTCGGTCATCACGCTCCGTTTTGCACTTGAGTTAGACATCGACGTGGCTGCCCAGCAAGTGCAGTCTTCGATTAATGTCGCCTCTACTTTTCTGCCACGCGATTTGCCAAATCCACCGATCTATACAAAGACGAACCCAGCTGACACTCCGATTCTAACGCTGGCAATTTCGTCGGCGACGTTGCCCCTTTCGAAAGTCGAAGACCTCGCCGACACACGCTTGGCACAAAAGATCTCGCAACTCAGCGGCGTCGGCATGGTGAGCATTAGCGGCGGACAGAAGCCAGCCATCCGCGTCCAGGTGAATCCTACTGCGCTGTCGAGCCTGGGCCTCAACTTGGAGGACGTGCGCACTGTCATTGCAGCCGCCAATGTCAATCAAGCGAAAGGGAGTTTCGATGGCCAACGTCAGGCATATACGATCGGCGCGAACGATCAGCTCTTCACCAGCGAGCAGTACCGCAAACTGATCATCGCCTACCGCAACGGCTCGCCGGTGCACCTCTCCGATGTTGCCGACGTGGTCGACGATGTCGAGAACCTGCGCCAAGCAGCCTGGATGAACGACACGCCCGCGGTCATTTTGAACATCCAGCGTCAGCCAGGGGCCAATACAATCGAAGTCGTCGATCGGGTCAAGGCTCTTCTGCCTCAACTGAAAGACTCGTTGCCTGCGGCTGTTTCGATCGAGATCCTAACCGACCGCACGTTGACGATTCGCGCTTCGGTCGAAGACGTCCAATCCGAGTTGCTGTTTACAATTGCCCTCGTAGTGCTGGTCATTTTCGTCTTTCTGCGCAACGTCAACGCCACCATCATTCCCAGTGTGGCGGTTCCCTTGTCGTTGATCGGCACTTTTGCAGTGATGTATCTGCTCGACTACAGCCTGAATAATCTCACACTCATGGCCCTGACGATTTCGACGGGGTTTGTCGTCGACGATGCCATTGTGATGATCGAAAACATCATGCGTTACATTGAGGAAGGCGATTCGCCGTTGGAGGCCTCGCTTAAAGGTTCCGCCCAAATCGGTTTTACGATTATCTCCCTCAGCGTATCGCTGATTGCCGTGCTAATTCCATTGCTGTTCATGGGTGACATCGTTGGTCGTTTGTTTCGTGAGTTTGCTGTTACTTTAAGCGTAACCATTCTGGTTTCGGCGGTAGTCTCACTGACACTCACGCCGATGATGTGTGCCAAACTCCTCAAGCACACCGACCCGACTAAGCACGGGCGGCTGTTTCGATTTTCGGAAGCGTGTTTCGAGTGGGTAATCCGAGTTTACGGCACCACCTTACAGTTCGTCTTGCGGCACCAAACCGCGACAATGGTCGTTTCAGCCATCACACTAGTAGCTACCGTATATCTCTATCTGATCGTTCCGAAGGGCTTTTTTCCCGTGCAGGACACGGGCGTGATTCTGGGCATCTCTGAAGCACCGCAAAGCATTTCGTTCGAAGCGATGCGCGAGCGACAACGGGAATTGAATCGAGCGATTCTTCAAGACCCGGCGGTGCTCAGTCTCTCCAGTTTCATCGGCATCGACGGAACCAATACGACCGTCAACAGCGGTCGAATTCAAATCAATTTGAAACCGCACGAAGAGCGGCATGAGAGTGCCAGCGACGTCATTCAAAGACTGCAGTCGCGGTTAAATGAAGTGGCGGGGATTCGCCTCTATATGCAGCCTGTGCAGGATTTGACCGTCGAAACTCGTGTCAGCCGCACGCAGTATCAATACAGCCTGGAAGATCCCGACTCAAAGGAACTGGATGAGTGGGCACCGAAATTCGTCGCAAAGCTGCAAGAGTTGCCGCAGCTGCGGGATGTGACCAGCGACCAACAAAATTCCGGACTGCAACTGAGAGTAGTAATCGACCGCGACATCGCGTCGCGCCTCGGGATCACGCCGCAGATGATTGATGATGCGTTATACAACGCCTACGGTCAGCGACAGATTTCGATCATGTTTACCCAGCTGAATCAGTACCGTCTGATATTGGAAGTTCAGCCCGAATTCCGCAACGCTCCGCGCGATCTTAACGAAATCTATATCCGCCCTCCGAATGGCCAAGCCGTTCCGCTCAGCACTTTTACTCGCCTCGAAGAATCGACTGCACCGTTGACGATCAATCACCAGGGGCAATTCCCGGTGGTTACCGTCTCGTTCAATCTCGCGCCACATGTGTCGCTTGGTGAAGCAGTGGATGCCATCGACAAAGCAAAGGCCGAGTTGAGTCTGCCCCCTAGCACGATTGGCAGCTTTCAAGGAACAGCCGAAGCGTTCCTGGCTTCGATCAAGAACACGCCGCTCCTCATTCTGGCCGCACTGGTGACGGTCTATATCGTGCTGGGCGTCCTTTACGAAAGCTATATTCATCCGATCACGATTCTTTCGACGTTGCCATCGGCGGGCGTCGGCGCGCTCGTTGCTTTGTTGATCTGCGGAACCGAGCTGAGTGTGATCGGGCTGATTGGGATCATTCTGCTGATCGGCATCGTTAAAAAGAATGCGATCATGATGATCGACTTTGCGCTCGATGCGCAGCGCAATCAAAACATGTCACCCGCCGAGGCCATTTTCGAAGCTTGCTTGCTTCGCTTTCGTCCGATCATGATGACGACGATGGCAGCCTTGCTCGGTGCCGTCCCCTTGGCGATTGGCACCGGCACTGGCTCCGAATTGCGCAGTCCGCTGGGAATCACGATCATCGGCGGCTTGATCTTTAGCCAACTCCTCACGCTCTATACAACGCCCGTAATCTACCTTTGGTTCGATCGTTTGGGGGCCTACTTCGGCGTCAAGGTCCAGACGACCATTGTCCCGGAGGATGACCTGCCGGAGCACCTAGTTCAACATGTGCCGACGGGAGAAGGCACGTGA
- a CDS encoding efflux RND transporter periplasmic adaptor subunit yields the protein MLLLLVAGAGAGWYYQANWWPQFATLFVEAPPPVKAPRVIPVVTATVGQRDLQLYLNGLGTVTALKTVTIRSRVEGELVNVSFVEGQMVREGDLLAEIDSRPFEVQRDQAAGQLARDEATLTAAKLTLDRLERLFKANSVSTQEVENQFAIVQQTEGAIKSDRAMVADAELQITYCKIVSPIDGRIGLRLVDVGNVVRANDPSGLAVINQLQPIALTFTISQDEIPRVRKRMLEGHELEVDAYDRDFTTKLASGKLLATDNQVDSATGTLRLKAIIDQNAAALFPNQFVNTRLLVDTMPDAIVVPSAAVQRGPDSAFVYVVKSDDTVELRTVVPGPTEGAETAIETGLALGEIVVTEGIDKLQPNAKVSRRSAKTKDAKHKTEGAKTAAASPSDVKQAEVPKPQTPDGVVPGQADTSRKAR from the coding sequence TTGCTACTACTTCTTGTGGCAGGCGCTGGCGCCGGCTGGTATTACCAGGCAAACTGGTGGCCACAATTTGCGACGTTATTCGTCGAAGCTCCGCCCCCGGTGAAGGCCCCGCGCGTCATTCCGGTCGTCACGGCTACCGTGGGGCAGCGCGATCTGCAATTGTATTTGAATGGGCTAGGAACAGTTACCGCGCTGAAAACAGTCACGATCCGCAGTCGCGTCGAAGGCGAACTGGTGAATGTCTCCTTTGTCGAAGGTCAAATGGTCCGCGAAGGAGATTTGCTCGCGGAGATTGATTCTCGTCCGTTCGAAGTTCAACGCGATCAGGCAGCAGGCCAATTGGCCCGCGATGAAGCCACTCTGACCGCAGCCAAGTTAACTCTGGATCGACTAGAACGACTATTCAAGGCCAACAGCGTGTCGACTCAAGAAGTCGAAAACCAGTTTGCCATCGTGCAACAGACTGAAGGAGCGATTAAAAGCGATCGCGCGATGGTCGCCGATGCCGAGCTGCAGATCACGTATTGCAAAATTGTATCTCCGATCGATGGCCGTATTGGACTGCGGTTGGTGGACGTTGGCAATGTCGTGCGGGCGAACGACCCCAGCGGCCTGGCAGTGATCAATCAGTTGCAGCCGATTGCCCTGACATTCACCATTTCGCAAGACGAAATCCCACGCGTTCGTAAGCGGATGCTTGAAGGGCATGAACTTGAAGTGGACGCGTACGACCGTGATTTCACCACAAAACTGGCCAGTGGCAAGTTGCTTGCTACCGACAACCAGGTCGATTCTGCCACGGGAACACTGCGGTTGAAGGCGATCATCGATCAGAACGCAGCCGCTCTTTTTCCGAATCAATTCGTCAATACGCGGCTGTTGGTCGATACCATGCCTGACGCAATTGTAGTTCCTTCGGCGGCCGTTCAGCGCGGCCCCGATTCTGCTTTTGTCTACGTGGTAAAGAGCGACGACACCGTCGAACTGCGAACGGTTGTGCCGGGACCAACGGAAGGCGCAGAAACGGCCATCGAAACGGGCTTAGCGCTCGGTGAAATCGTCGTCACCGAAGGAATCGATAAGTTACAGCCAAACGCAAAGGTTTCGAGGCGCTCTGCCAAGACAAAAGATGCGAAACATAAGACTGAAGGTGCGAAGACGGCTGCGGCCAGTCCGTCAGACGTTAAGCAAGCCGAGGTCCCAAAGCCGCAAACGCCGGATGGAGTCGTACCCGGTCAAGCGGACACTTCACGAAAAGCACGATGA
- a CDS encoding sensor histidine kinase, protein MIRIRDGETSSFGLAEGLPSTKIYSLIVDVRGDLWVGTEEGLAQLHDGEFTVYRTSEGLPANSIRAICEAEDGTLWIGTEGPYVCRWDGSQFIQEDFELLPRHSTIQALQVGPKETIWLGTTAGLVRRNGDAERLFTTADGLGDDVVHCLAPAHDGEIWAGTKSGLCRIHGDRIEAFQAKDGLSQSTVFAICEDHEGSVWVGTKYGLNQFVDRRTLLPFTTSEGLPSNDAGPVLQSHEGNIWVGTLGAGLAEFDGRQFSRVATTKNGLPSDTILALADGGEDQLWIGTDQGLCSLQSGQVSDIYTTVDGLPSNRILAICRDHTGTLWVGTDAGLVEFEDGNFVSPKGDASIIQQPCQSLINYCGKYLVASLVGGGLYRVQNGELSLLNNHQQFWTDSHSLFVDDQNRLWAAIRGGGLGMISGDQQFRFSVKDGLYDDEIFGLASDGKGRLWMACSRGIFFVPLTDFAKFTAGQISRLTSTTFSPTDALRTIECQSGVQPTVWKMQDGRVWFSTIRGVIVVDPQRLSRQLPPPSVLIEEVRVNGQEFRPQQLRGLLPGRANFEFHYTALSFASPSRIAFSYRLEGFDQDWIGAGQRREAFYTNLAPGSYRFRVRALNSDGVETETNQPVEFTLRPHFYQTYSFIFLVVVGIATASWVAYRLRIRNIRSRLQVVLTERNRIARELHDTLIQGFSGVTMQMQALATRLHKSPESETLAEIIRDAGGCLSEARRSVAGLRNPQGTESGLATAIADTARQLTEGSDVRLRLELCTAIPNLEADVEYNALRIVQEAIANAVKHSGASVIDVKVSLARQMLEISVQDDGSGFDVARHLEQVQPGHYGIIGMRERASQIQAELHWRSQLRQGTTVTLRLPSSPSYRGAA, encoded by the coding sequence ATGATTCGAATTCGCGATGGTGAGACTTCGTCGTTTGGACTTGCCGAAGGACTCCCTTCGACGAAAATCTACTCGCTAATCGTCGATGTGCGCGGTGACTTGTGGGTTGGCACTGAAGAGGGACTTGCGCAACTTCACGACGGAGAGTTCACCGTTTATCGAACGAGCGAAGGACTTCCTGCGAACAGCATTCGCGCAATCTGCGAAGCTGAGGATGGAACCCTTTGGATTGGTACAGAAGGACCATACGTTTGCCGTTGGGACGGTTCTCAATTCATTCAGGAAGACTTCGAGTTATTGCCTCGACATAGCACGATCCAGGCGCTTCAAGTAGGACCTAAGGAAACGATCTGGCTGGGCACCACCGCTGGACTTGTGCGGCGGAATGGAGACGCCGAGCGATTATTCACAACCGCTGACGGCTTGGGAGACGATGTCGTTCATTGTTTAGCGCCAGCCCACGATGGTGAAATTTGGGCGGGTACGAAGAGTGGCTTATGCCGAATTCATGGCGATCGAATAGAGGCGTTTCAGGCGAAGGATGGCCTTTCGCAGAGCACAGTGTTTGCGATCTGCGAAGACCACGAGGGAAGCGTGTGGGTCGGAACCAAATATGGGCTGAATCAATTTGTCGATCGGCGTACTTTGCTCCCATTCACAACCAGTGAAGGACTCCCGAGCAATGATGCCGGACCTGTGCTACAGAGTCACGAGGGCAACATTTGGGTTGGTACCCTGGGTGCTGGACTCGCAGAGTTCGATGGCCGCCAATTTTCGAGGGTCGCAACAACAAAAAATGGACTGCCAAGCGATACCATCCTTGCGCTGGCGGATGGGGGTGAAGATCAATTGTGGATCGGTACCGACCAGGGACTGTGCAGTCTCCAAAGCGGACAGGTTAGCGATATATACACAACGGTGGACGGACTTCCTTCCAATAGAATCCTCGCAATTTGCCGCGATCACACCGGCACACTCTGGGTTGGGACCGACGCGGGCTTAGTGGAGTTCGAGGACGGAAATTTTGTCTCTCCCAAAGGTGACGCATCGATTATTCAGCAGCCTTGCCAATCGCTTATCAACTACTGCGGCAAATATTTGGTGGCTTCGCTGGTGGGCGGAGGTTTGTATCGAGTTCAAAATGGCGAACTCAGCTTGCTCAACAACCACCAGCAGTTCTGGACGGATAGTCATTCCCTCTTCGTCGATGACCAAAACCGGCTTTGGGCAGCCATTCGTGGCGGCGGACTAGGTATGATTTCGGGCGATCAGCAGTTTCGCTTCAGTGTCAAAGATGGTTTGTACGATGACGAGATCTTTGGTCTGGCGAGCGATGGCAAGGGGCGACTCTGGATGGCCTGTAGTCGCGGGATATTTTTCGTGCCTCTCACGGATTTTGCGAAGTTTACAGCAGGGCAAATCTCGCGGCTGACGAGTACTACCTTCAGTCCAACGGACGCGCTGCGAACTATCGAATGTCAAAGTGGTGTGCAGCCGACGGTCTGGAAGATGCAGGATGGAAGAGTGTGGTTTTCGACGATCCGCGGTGTAATTGTGGTTGATCCACAGCGCCTCAGTCGGCAGCTGCCACCCCCTTCTGTCTTGATTGAAGAAGTGCGCGTGAACGGTCAGGAATTTCGCCCTCAACAACTGCGGGGACTGTTGCCAGGCCGTGCTAATTTTGAATTTCACTACACGGCGCTTAGCTTCGCTTCGCCGAGCCGCATCGCCTTTAGTTATCGGTTGGAGGGCTTCGACCAGGATTGGATTGGTGCTGGACAACGGCGCGAGGCGTTTTATACCAATCTCGCGCCGGGGAGTTACCGCTTTCGAGTGCGGGCGCTGAATTCCGATGGCGTGGAAACGGAAACGAATCAACCAGTCGAATTCACGCTGAGACCGCACTTCTATCAAACCTACAGTTTTATTTTTCTGGTCGTCGTCGGGATTGCAACTGCCAGCTGGGTTGCCTATCGGTTGCGTATCCGGAATATCAGAAGCCGTTTGCAGGTAGTGCTGACCGAACGAAACCGGATTGCCCGCGAATTGCACGATACGCTCATCCAAGGCTTCTCGGGCGTGACGATGCAAATGCAGGCGCTGGCCACACGGCTCCACAAATCACCCGAGTCTGAAACGCTGGCCGAGATCATTCGCGATGCTGGCGGATGCCTGAGCGAAGCGCGTCGGTCGGTCGCCGGCCTGCGCAATCCGCAAGGCACTGAGTCTGGACTCGCTACCGCGATTGCTGATACCGCCCGCCAGTTGACCGAAGGAAGCGATGTTCGCTTGCGTTTGGAACTCTGCACAGCAATCCCCAATCTGGAAGCTGACGTCGAATACAACGCGCTGCGCATTGTGCAGGAGGCCATTGCCAATGCAGTCAAACACTCGGGAGCAAGCGTGATCGACGTCAAGGTGAGCCTTGCTCGCCAAATGCTCGAAATTTCGGTCCAGGACGATGGATCCGGATTCGATGTCGCCCGGCATCTCGAGCAGGTTCAGCCTGGGCACTATGGCATTATCGGCATGCGTGAGAGAGCCAGCCAGATTCAGGCTGAACTTCATTGGCGCAGTCAGTTGCGACAAGGCACGACGGTAACGCTTCGCTTGCCCAGTTCTCCGTCCTACCGCGGTGCCGCATGA
- a CDS encoding response regulator, protein MSDDKSATVIRVLCVDDHPLVRKGIVAILANEDDVELVAEAANGNDAVELFRLHRPDVTLMDLRMPGLDGIGAIKVIRSEFPDAKIVALTSYDGDQDIFRALEAGVRGYLLKEMVHTVVLSAIRKVFAGQKLMSPEVAERVAGYFPQDALTPREIEVLSLVAQGLANKEIAGQLGAAAGTVKIHVQNILAKLHATDRTHAVTIALQRGIIHLP, encoded by the coding sequence ATGAGCGACGATAAATCCGCAACTGTAATTCGCGTGCTCTGCGTGGATGATCATCCGTTGGTTCGCAAGGGAATCGTTGCCATCTTGGCGAACGAAGACGATGTGGAACTTGTGGCCGAAGCCGCGAATGGCAACGATGCGGTCGAACTCTTCCGCTTGCATCGGCCAGATGTCACGCTCATGGACTTGCGAATGCCGGGGCTCGACGGCATTGGGGCGATCAAAGTGATCCGCAGCGAGTTTCCAGACGCCAAGATCGTGGCACTTACCAGCTACGACGGCGACCAGGACATCTTTCGAGCCTTGGAAGCTGGTGTTCGTGGCTACCTGCTCAAGGAGATGGTTCACACCGTGGTGCTGAGCGCCATACGCAAAGTGTTCGCCGGGCAAAAACTCATGTCACCCGAAGTGGCCGAACGTGTCGCAGGATACTTTCCGCAGGACGCCCTCACTCCACGCGAAATTGAAGTCTTGTCACTCGTTGCCCAAGGTCTAGCCAACAAAGAGATTGCTGGGCAATTGGGTGCTGCCGCCGGCACGGTGAAGATTCATGTGCAGAACATTCTGGCCAAGCTACATGCTACAGACCGCACGCACGCCGTCACCATTGCCCTGCAGCGTGGCATTATCCATCTTCCGTAA